A part of Waddliaceae bacterium genomic DNA contains:
- a CDS encoding VWA domain-containing protein, translating into MMFFDAIVYGVPKGSYFMLLLAPIAAVIVYEYYCRERDLKAFADKDSLKKIAVLPERRLRLFRAIALCVVWVSAVLAFMDPRGNIQYLNADDDDVNIIAEASFEDVDDDVSVTISRRRKAHDVIFLLDASASMSVADMRTGTSRLDYAKDIIDECCTMLRGQSVSLYAFTSEVTTLVPPTVDTLFFRLMLKKASINEGDVAGTDILEALDTVKEKHLQRGVDKARTLIIVTDGGDTRLEGLSGSARKTEMLAITQCLRGAEDLNLRTFCIGVGSHSGDIIPDITLDGNTVRSSLDEGLLRALSDEGRGRYYFANDASPLIIAEDIIGTIENDSPYIEEESSYAVTNAVMRSVEKNAEIYYDLYYQTPLAFAIVALTYYLFATAIHRKRRVL; encoded by the coding sequence ATGATGTTTTTCGATGCTATCGTCTACGGCGTCCCTAAAGGATCGTATTTTATGCTGCTTTTGGCTCCCATCGCTGCTGTTATCGTATATGAATATTATTGCAGAGAGCGAGATCTAAAAGCTTTTGCCGACAAGGATTCTCTAAAAAAGATCGCGGTCCTTCCTGAGCGAAGGCTTCGACTGTTTCGTGCTATAGCGCTGTGTGTCGTATGGGTTTCTGCTGTGCTGGCTTTTATGGACCCTCGTGGAAATATCCAATATCTCAACGCCGATGATGACGATGTCAATATTATTGCAGAGGCCTCCTTCGAGGATGTTGACGATGATGTAAGCGTTACCATATCGCGTCGTCGCAAAGCCCACGATGTTATCTTCTTATTAGATGCGTCGGCGTCTATGTCTGTTGCTGATATGAGAACAGGAACATCGCGTCTTGACTATGCAAAAGATATCATCGACGAATGCTGCACGATGTTACGTGGGCAGTCAGTATCGCTTTATGCTTTCACCTCGGAAGTCACCACGTTAGTGCCTCCTACGGTGGACACGCTTTTCTTCAGGCTTATGCTCAAAAAGGCTTCTATCAACGAAGGCGACGTCGCCGGCACTGACATCTTGGAAGCTCTCGACACCGTAAAAGAAAAGCACCTACAGCGTGGTGTCGATAAGGCGCGCACTCTAATTATCGTCACCGATGGTGGCGACACTCGTCTAGAAGGTTTATCCGGCAGCGCCAGAAAAACTGAGATGCTGGCAATAACGCAGTGTCTCCGTGGTGCCGAGGATTTGAATCTTAGAACTTTCTGCATAGGCGTCGGAAGCCATAGCGGTGATATCATCCCTGACATCACTCTCGACGGCAACACTGTACGCTCCTCTCTCGACGAAGGTCTTCTTCGTGCTCTCAGCGATGAAGGCCGTGGTCGCTACTATTTCGCCAATGATGCTTCACCGCTTATCATCGCAGAAGACATTATTGGTACAATAGAAAACGATAGCCCTTACATCGAAGAAGAGTCTTCCTATGCCGTCACCAATGCTGTCATGCGGTCTGTAGAAAAGAATGCTGAAATATACTATGACCTATATTACCAGACACCTCTAGCTTTTGCTATAGTGGCATTGACATACTATCTCTTTGCAACAGCGATACACAGAAAAAGGAGGGTGTTATGA
- a CDS encoding VWA domain-containing protein yields the protein MTLLFDIVAIFIALIFFVGVGVVLYVFRCRRENHHIAYSSLDVLTNIPSSVKERLIFIPRLCYFVALAFFVIAFIDPHLVGNGSNDIVDGFDDERYDIEPLPTEGIALYLVLDCSSSMLEKLSSSNGNISRIAALKDTTKKFIAGDRASGLPGHGNDMIGIIRFARVATVVAPLTLDHGAILDNLDDLDVVQYRDEDGTAIGYAIFKTANLIAATKHFSRDLIGDDSPSYDIKNTVIVVVTDGIQHPSPLDAGHPLREMSLSAAAQYAGDNDIKTYIIDIEPIIRHPRYSLQRKALHDAAEATGGKLFIADNIESLQNIYSEIDALETSELPGGEDTVIAIHEDVVVKDEAPRRHKSYYHGLIGAGLVMLLFAVFSEALFFRRTL from the coding sequence ATGACTTTACTTTTTGATATTGTTGCTATTTTCATCGCCCTTATTTTTTTTGTTGGCGTTGGTGTCGTGCTATACGTATTTCGTTGTCGCCGTGAAAACCATCATATCGCATATTCTAGTCTCGACGTTCTTACCAACATTCCAAGCAGTGTTAAAGAACGGCTTATATTCATCCCTAGGCTTTGTTATTTTGTCGCCTTGGCGTTTTTTGTCATTGCCTTCATCGATCCACATCTTGTCGGTAATGGTTCTAATGATATTGTCGACGGCTTCGACGACGAGCGTTATGATATAGAGCCGCTTCCCACCGAAGGCATTGCTTTATATCTTGTCCTTGACTGCTCGAGTTCCATGCTAGAAAAGCTTTCTAGCTCCAATGGCAACATCTCTCGTATCGCTGCGCTAAAAGACACTACAAAGAAGTTTATCGCCGGAGACAGGGCTTCTGGCCTTCCTGGCCATGGCAATGATATGATAGGGATAATACGCTTCGCACGCGTTGCTACCGTCGTAGCACCTCTTACTCTCGACCATGGTGCCATCCTTGATAATCTCGATGATCTTGATGTCGTACAATACCGCGACGAAGACGGCACTGCCATAGGCTATGCTATCTTCAAGACGGCGAACCTTATTGCTGCTACCAAGCATTTCTCTCGAGACCTTATCGGTGACGACTCCCCTTCTTACGACATAAAAAACACCGTCATCGTCGTCGTCACTGACGGCATTCAGCATCCCAGCCCTCTCGATGCTGGGCATCCTCTTCGTGAGATGTCTTTATCTGCTGCTGCGCAGTATGCTGGTGACAATGACATAAAGACCTATATCATCGACATAGAGCCAATAATCCGCCATCCTCGTTATTCTTTACAGCGCAAAGCGTTGCATGATGCCGCTGAAGCTACTGGCGGCAAGCTTTTCATCGCCGATAACATTGAGAGCCTCCAGAATATATATTCTGAGATCGACGCCCTTGAAACGTCAGAGCTTCCCGGCGGAGAAGATACCGTCATCGCCATCCATGAAGACGTCGTCGTTAAAGACGAGGCCCCACGCCGCCACAAATCATATTATCATGGTCTTATTGGCGCTGGTCTTGTGATGTTATTGTTCGCTGTGTTTTCGGAGGCTTTATTCTTCAGGAGGACACTATGA